In Colletotrichum higginsianum IMI 349063 chromosome 1, whole genome shotgun sequence, one genomic interval encodes:
- a CDS encoding Histone acetyltransferase subunit NuA4, with the protein MGENQPNTASTATQPAPTMQMYREEQARLRQMLDKRAAIARKLANIEADIEQKETAYLESTPNGNIIAGFDNYIKGTGAAAQRRKAGATEQNRVFSRSSVSYRPGSEATTPGSTPASHAPTPMSTSFKEGPSSNHATPTSATASKSGKKNKKQNEEDSDHDSQAPNKKRINFGAGRK; encoded by the exons ATGGGCGAGAACCAACCAAACACCGCCAGCACGGCAACGCAGCCGGCGCCCACGATGCAGATGTATAGGGAGGAACAGGCTCGGCTGAGGCAAATGCTGGATAAGAGAGCTGCCATTGCCAGGAAGCTCGCCAATATcgaggccgacatcgagCAGAAGGAGACGGCATATCTCGAGAGTACCCCGAACGGAAATATcatcgccggcttcgacaaCTACATCAAGGGCACGGGCGCTGCCGCTCAGCGTCGCAAGGCTGGTGCTACAGAGCAGAACCGCGTCTTCTCGCGGTCCTCCGTCTCGTACCGTCCTGGCAGT GAAGCCACGACTCCCGGTTCGACTCCCGCATCGCATGCGCCCACGCCCATGTCCACGTCTTTCAAGGAGGGCCCTAGTTCCAACCATGCCACgccaacgtcggcgacggcctcgaagtcaggcaagaagaacaagaagcaGAATGAGGAAGACAGCGACCATGACTCCCAGGCCCCGAATAAGAAGCGCATCAATTTCGGAGCCGGGCGCAAGTGA
- a CDS encoding alpha amylase: MKSPTAWPLLTAAAALFHGVSVSALSAAEWRSQTIYQVMTDRFARTDGSTTAPCSTAEATYCGGTWKGIAQKLDYIQGLGATAVWISPFVKNVMGNSRDGDSYHGYWAQDIWELNPLFGTAEDLVALADALHARGMYLMADVVTNHMAWHGSRDSVDYSIYRPFSNASLYHRPPCVIDYAIQETVEKCWQGSNDVALPDLRTEDPRVRQVFNAWIKRVVRKYKFDGLRLDSAKHVEKEFWPPFEASAGVFAMGEVLHGDPVYVVPYQDVMSGLLNYPVYYWVTQAFQSTQGSIWNLSNGIKQLVEAARDLTLYGGFLENHDQPRFLSHTGDRTLLKNALTFTLLMDGIPIIYQGLEQGYTGADVPHNREALWLSGYDTQSELYRWVSKFVALRSKMAALDGGYLYYKSLPVFTDPHVIAMRKGFDDNQVVSVYSNVGSNRTFNVQLSRDQTGFQPCKLILEVVKCRPYVTDGSGTLKAESGSGEPLVFVPAERVMGTGICTGGIGKPPPPPPPSSARRKPSPTTSAAQYSTTRLAFESTDFNVDFIGRFNNITSSPCLKVPAVTVRVNVSTILENKQGTTY; encoded by the exons ATGAAGTCACCCACGGCGTGGCCCCTtctgacggcggcggccgccctATTTCATGGTGTCTCGGTTTCGGCCCTGAGCGCCGCGGAGTGGCGGTCCCAGACCATCTACCAGGTCATGACGGACCGGTTTGCGCGGACGGAcgggtcaacgacggcgCCTTGCAGCACCGCCGAGGCTACCTACTGCGGTGGTACGTGGAAGGGCATCGCCCAGAAGCTCGACTACATCCAGGGTCTTGGTGCAACGGCCGTGTGGATTTCCCCATTTGTCAAGAATGTCATGGGAAATTCCCGCGACGG TGATTCGTACCACGGCTACTGGGCCCAGGACATATGGGAACTCAACCCACTCTTTGGCActgccgaggacctcgtcgcccttgccGACGCCCTGCACGCCCGTGGCATGTACCTCATGGCCGATGTAGTCACAAACCACATGGCCTGGCACGGGTCTAGGGACTCGGTCGACTACTCCATCTACCGCCCCTTCTCCAATGCCTCCCTCTACCACCGTCCCCCGTGTGTTATCGACTACGCAATCCAGGAAACGGTCGAAAAGTGCTGGCAGGGTAGCAACGACGTCGCACTACCGGACCTGCGCACCGAAGACCCGCGTGTGCGGCAGGTCTTCAACGCGTGGATCAAGCGCGTCGTACGCAAGTACAAGTTCGACGGTCTGCGTCTCGACAGCGCCAAGCACGTCGAGAAGGAATTCTGGCCGCCCTTTGAGGCCTCGGCGGGGGTGTTCGCGATGGGCGAGGTCCTCCATGGCGACCCGGTCTATGTCGTCCCCTACCAGGACGTCATGAGCGGCCTCCTGAACTATCCGGTCTACTACTGGGTCACCCAAGCCTTCCAATCGACGCAGGGGAGCATATGGAACCTCTCCAACGGCATTAAGCAGCTCGTTGAGGCCGCCCGCGACTTGACGCTCTACGGCGGCTTCCTCGAGAATCACGACCAACCGCGCTTCCTGAGTCACACCGGCGATCGCACCCTTCTCAAGAACGCGCTGACCTTCACCCTGCTCATGGATGGCATCCCCATCATCTACCAGGGTCTGGAGCAGGGAtacaccggcgccgatgtCCCCCACAACCGCGAGGCCCTGTGGCTGTCTGGCTACGACACGCAGTCGGAGCTGTATCGATGGGTGTCTAAGTTCGTGGCGCTGCGGTCCAAGATGGCGGCGCTCGACGGCGGTTACCTCTACTACAAGTCGCTGCCGGTCTTCACCGACCCTCACGTCATCGCAATGCGCAAAGGGTTCGACGACAACCAGGTCGTGAGCGTCTACTCCAATGTCGGGAGCAACCGCACATTCAACGTGCAACTCAGTCGGGACCAAACTGGGTTCCAGCCGTGCAAGTTGatcctcgaggtcgtcaagtGTCGTCCGTACGTGACGGATGGAAGCGGCACGCTTAAGGCGGAGAGCGGGAGCGGGGAGCCGCTCGTTTTTGTTCCGGCCGAGAGGGTAATGGGGACCGGTATCTGTACCGGTGGCATAGGcaagcctcctcctcctccccctccctcctctgcCCGTCGCAAGCCCTCTCCTACCACGAGTGCTGCCCAATATTCCACAACCCGCCTCGCTTTTGAGAGTACCGATTTTAACGTAGATTTTATAGGACGATTTAATAACATCACTTCGTCGCCTTGCCTGAAAGTCCCTGCAGTAACCGTGCGTGTCAACGTGTCAACAATTTTGGAGAACAAACAGGGAACGACGTACTAG